A single Anatilimnocola floriformis DNA region contains:
- a CDS encoding GlcG/HbpS family heme-binding protein, whose product MQVSLSEAQQAIAAAISEAERIGTRMCIAILDSGANLKAFVRMEDAHLGCIDVATKKAKSACLFGMPSGEIGKLSQPSGPLFGIEHSNAGLITFPGGLPIVNRDGELIGAIGVSGSTVDNDLRVATVGAMAIGSTEVPEHPWRS is encoded by the coding sequence ATGCAGGTCAGCCTATCGGAAGCCCAGCAAGCAATCGCCGCGGCGATCAGCGAAGCCGAACGAATTGGAACGCGGATGTGTATCGCGATTCTCGATTCGGGCGCCAATCTGAAAGCTTTCGTCCGCATGGAGGATGCGCACCTCGGCTGCATCGATGTGGCGACCAAGAAGGCGAAGTCTGCCTGCCTCTTCGGCATGCCGAGCGGAGAGATCGGCAAACTTTCGCAGCCAAGCGGACCGCTGTTTGGCATCGAGCATTCCAACGCGGGGCTCATCACGTTTCCAGGCGGACTGCCGATTGTGAATCGCGACGGTGAGCTCATTGGCGCAATCGGCGTCAGCGGCAGCACGGTGGACAACGATTTGCGCGTTGCCACGGTCGGCGCTATGGCAATTGGTTCGACCGAAGTTCCCGAACATCCTTGGCGAAGTTAA
- a CDS encoding SRPBCC family protein codes for MATASASIEISAPPEQVWQLIGGFGSLPDWLPYIPQSELSEGGRVRRLTNPNGDTIVERLIAFDQAARSYTYAIVRAPFPVTNYLSTIRVSETGGGRSRVEWSGEFTPSGVTEQFVTQLFQRIYTDGVNALAARYAAKH; via the coding sequence ATGGCAACCGCATCTGCCTCGATCGAAATCTCAGCGCCACCCGAACAGGTCTGGCAACTCATTGGCGGCTTTGGTTCGCTCCCCGATTGGCTCCCGTACATCCCTCAAAGCGAGCTGAGCGAAGGGGGCCGTGTGCGGCGACTCACCAATCCCAATGGCGACACCATCGTCGAGCGCTTGATTGCTTTCGATCAAGCCGCCCGCAGCTACACCTATGCCATCGTTCGCGCTCCATTTCCCGTGACGAATTACCTTTCCACGATCCGCGTGAGTGAGACCGGCGGCGGTCGGTCGCGCGTGGAGTGGTCGGGCGAATTCACTCCCAGCGGCGTGACCGAGCAATTCGTCACGCAGTTGTTTCAGCGGATCTACACCGACGGCGTGAACGCGCTTGCCGCTCGATACGCAGCGAAACACTAG
- a CDS encoding NAD-dependent formate dehydrogenase yields MSKILCVLYPDPVGGLPTSYARDGLPQLTHYPDGQTLPSPEAIDFTPGELLGSVSGELGLRKFLEAAGHELVVVSDKDRANSAFDRELVDAEVVISQPFWPAYLTAERIAKAPKLKLALTAGIGSDHVDLEAASQAEITVAEVTYCNSISVAEHAVMQILALVRNYLPSHEWIVKGGWNIADCAERAYDLEGMHVGVVAAGRIGLAVLQRLKPFGVKLHYTQRHRLPAALEQELGLTFHTTLESLTKACDVVSLHCPLHPGTMHMVNEQILRGMRRGSYIVNTARAELCDQAAIVRALEGGQLAGYAGDVWFPQPPPANHPWRTMPHQAMTPHVSGTTLSAQARYAAGTREILECWFAGRPIRDEYLIVAGGKLAGTGARSYTVNAPSKVLAHT; encoded by the coding sequence ATGTCGAAGATTCTGTGTGTGCTTTATCCCGATCCTGTGGGCGGCTTGCCAACTTCTTACGCTCGCGATGGCTTGCCCCAACTGACTCACTATCCTGATGGCCAAACCCTGCCCTCGCCGGAAGCCATTGATTTCACGCCGGGCGAACTGCTGGGCTCGGTGTCGGGCGAACTCGGGCTGCGCAAGTTCCTCGAGGCCGCGGGGCACGAGCTCGTCGTTGTTTCTGATAAAGACCGCGCGAATAGCGCGTTCGATCGCGAATTGGTCGATGCAGAAGTCGTCATTTCACAACCCTTTTGGCCGGCGTATTTGACCGCCGAACGAATCGCGAAAGCACCGAAACTAAAACTCGCACTCACGGCGGGCATCGGCTCGGACCACGTCGATCTGGAAGCCGCGAGCCAGGCCGAAATCACCGTTGCAGAGGTTACGTACTGCAACAGCATCAGCGTGGCCGAACATGCGGTGATGCAGATTCTCGCCCTGGTGCGAAACTACCTGCCGTCGCACGAATGGATCGTGAAGGGCGGCTGGAACATCGCCGATTGTGCCGAGCGTGCGTACGATCTCGAGGGCATGCACGTCGGCGTGGTGGCCGCCGGCCGGATCGGTCTGGCGGTGCTGCAGCGACTGAAACCATTCGGCGTCAAGCTGCACTATACGCAGCGCCACCGTTTGCCCGCCGCGCTCGAACAAGAGCTTGGCCTGACTTTTCATACGACACTCGAATCGCTTACCAAGGCCTGCGATGTCGTCTCGCTGCACTGCCCGCTACACCCCGGCACTATGCATATGGTGAATGAGCAGATCCTGCGAGGGATGCGGCGCGGCTCGTACATCGTCAACACCGCGCGGGCCGAACTTTGCGATCAGGCCGCGATCGTGCGGGCGCTCGAGGGAGGACAACTCGCGGGCTACGCTGGCGATGTCTGGTTTCCTCAACCGCCGCCGGCCAACCACCCCTGGCGAACCATGCCGCATCAAGCCATGACGCCGCACGTGTCTGGAACCACGCTCTCAGCGCAAGCCCGTTACGCTGCCGGTACGCGAGAAATCCTCGAATGCTGGTTCGCCGGCCGGCCGATCCGCGACGAATACTTGATCGTGGCCGGCGGCAAGTTAGCCGGCACCGGCGCTCGCTCGTACACGGTGAATGCCCCCAGCAAGGTACTGGCACACACTTGA
- a CDS encoding serine/threonine-protein kinase — MTDVSTLELNTRHGESPALRALTEEQRERLTRILDDYLSQLEQGVPANPHAILSEHPDLAEALQLYLASLTNLQGMSAGFQDTTATVEPKSEAHDNERRLGDFVLGCEIGRGGMGVVYEARQISLGRRVAIKVLPFAAVLDARQIARFKNEAQAAAQIQHPHIVPVFAIGAERGVHYYAMQFIDGLPLDRAIRDLRRQARLTVEELEEQPGENSVDRALDEICSTTCRSFLTDSARHQRRYYETITRLGIAAAEALHAAHEYGVVHRDIKPSNLMVDQQGKVWITDFGLARCRHNKTLTQTGDVIGTFRYMSPEQATGKSALVDHRTDIYSLAATLYELLTLEPVVSHDDAHASRPLDSFEPTPLRRHRPDIPIALETVILKALRSSRDDRYATAQDFADDLRRVVEGQAVLAQPVSLWERLARWSVKHQRIAIVATAITLLLGVGLAIGNFRIAQEKSKAVQNEERAEKHLARAMEVVDRFGTQLAERLEGIPGTADVRRELLQDTLDYFHEFARDAVGDSTLQDDLALTYSKIGVLNDEIGTPEEALAAHERGLVLARELVAAHPARLDYQQRLAVCFNNFGLSLTRAGKSPDAQRCFEQAIKLQQQLIARKHPNVLPELAASFSNLGLLQAKTNQVDADRSAYREAIRLYEEQLREQPEDQNALCKLSAVYNNFGASLLDTHADRAVEYHLAARNQLKTAVDNRPRDLRLQSELALTLNNLGAARARLNQSVESIEAYEQAIAIQTQLVNQAPEQRSYRHNLAVSCNNLGLAQTRLKQLPAAERSFALSLQYHLELIAQSPDNLELRSSIGGVYNNQGIILEDEGRGEDAAVAFRSAIEHQKIACERAEDVARYRTLLSKHYYNLARILRQTGKFADARQIVLARKELWAGDQQRLFSVAEELVVLAAAAEATPAADQNLARQNCDDALLLIQELLQTGFQPPEHWYQRKPFAAVKAAQTFAQLTSR; from the coding sequence GTGACCGATGTTTCGACGCTAGAGCTGAATACTCGCCATGGTGAATCGCCGGCGTTGCGCGCGCTCACCGAAGAGCAGCGCGAACGTTTGACGCGGATCCTCGACGATTATCTGTCGCAGCTCGAGCAGGGCGTGCCCGCCAATCCGCACGCGATCCTGAGCGAGCATCCCGACCTCGCCGAAGCCCTGCAACTTTATCTCGCCAGCCTCACCAATCTGCAGGGCATGTCGGCCGGCTTCCAAGATACGACCGCAACGGTCGAGCCGAAGAGTGAAGCGCACGACAACGAACGGCGTCTCGGCGATTTTGTGCTCGGCTGCGAAATTGGCCGCGGCGGCATGGGCGTGGTGTACGAAGCACGGCAGATCTCACTCGGCCGGCGCGTGGCGATCAAAGTCCTGCCGTTTGCTGCCGTGCTCGATGCGCGACAGATTGCCCGCTTTAAGAACGAAGCCCAAGCGGCCGCGCAGATTCAGCATCCGCACATCGTGCCGGTGTTCGCCATCGGCGCGGAGCGCGGCGTGCACTATTACGCCATGCAGTTCATCGACGGCTTGCCGCTCGATCGCGCGATTCGCGATCTCCGCCGGCAGGCTCGGCTGACCGTGGAAGAACTCGAAGAGCAGCCCGGCGAAAACTCCGTCGACCGCGCTCTCGATGAAATTTGCTCGACCACATGTCGCTCGTTTCTGACTGATTCAGCGCGGCATCAGCGGCGATACTACGAGACCATCACGCGCCTGGGCATCGCCGCCGCTGAAGCACTGCACGCCGCGCACGAATATGGCGTGGTCCATCGCGACATCAAGCCTTCGAACTTGATGGTCGATCAGCAAGGCAAGGTTTGGATCACCGACTTCGGACTAGCGCGCTGCCGGCACAATAAAACGCTCACGCAAACTGGCGACGTGATCGGCACGTTTCGTTACATGAGCCCCGAACAAGCGACCGGCAAATCGGCGCTCGTCGATCATCGCACCGATATCTACTCGCTCGCGGCCACGCTGTATGAACTGCTGACCCTGGAACCCGTCGTCAGTCACGACGACGCACATGCCAGCCGCCCGCTCGACTCCTTTGAACCGACGCCGCTGCGGCGCCATCGGCCTGATATTCCAATTGCGCTCGAAACGGTCATTCTCAAAGCGCTGCGCAGCAGCCGCGACGATCGGTACGCGACAGCGCAGGATTTTGCAGATGACTTGCGGCGTGTGGTAGAAGGGCAGGCGGTTCTCGCGCAGCCCGTTTCGCTGTGGGAACGCCTCGCTCGCTGGAGTGTGAAGCATCAGCGGATTGCGATTGTCGCCACCGCAATCACACTTCTCCTCGGCGTGGGCCTGGCGATCGGAAATTTCAGAATTGCGCAAGAGAAGAGCAAAGCCGTTCAGAACGAAGAACGCGCCGAAAAGCATCTCGCGCGCGCCATGGAAGTCGTCGATCGCTTTGGTACGCAACTGGCCGAACGTCTGGAAGGAATCCCCGGCACTGCCGATGTCCGCCGCGAGTTGCTGCAGGACACGCTTGATTATTTTCATGAGTTCGCCCGCGACGCCGTGGGTGATTCCACTCTGCAAGACGACCTCGCGCTGACCTACAGCAAGATCGGCGTCCTGAACGATGAGATCGGCACGCCCGAGGAAGCGCTCGCAGCGCATGAACGCGGATTGGTGCTGGCGCGAGAACTGGTAGCCGCTCATCCCGCACGCTTGGATTATCAACAGCGTCTCGCGGTGTGCTTCAACAACTTCGGCTTATCCCTGACTCGCGCTGGCAAATCGCCCGATGCGCAGCGCTGCTTCGAACAGGCGATCAAGCTGCAACAACAGCTGATCGCACGTAAGCATCCCAACGTTCTGCCGGAGTTGGCCGCCAGCTTTTCCAATCTCGGCTTGTTGCAGGCGAAGACGAATCAAGTCGATGCCGATCGCAGCGCGTATCGCGAAGCTATTCGCCTGTATGAAGAGCAACTCCGCGAGCAGCCTGAAGATCAAAACGCATTGTGCAAGTTGAGCGCGGTCTATAACAACTTCGGCGCTTCCCTGCTTGATACTCACGCCGACCGTGCCGTGGAATATCACCTCGCGGCCCGCAACCAGCTGAAAACGGCCGTCGACAATCGGCCTCGCGACCTGCGTCTGCAAAGCGAACTAGCCTTAACTCTGAATAACCTCGGCGCCGCCCGCGCCCGCCTCAATCAATCGGTGGAATCGATCGAGGCCTATGAACAAGCGATTGCTATTCAAACGCAACTCGTAAATCAAGCGCCAGAACAAAGGTCGTACCGACATAACTTGGCCGTCAGTTGCAACAACCTGGGCCTGGCCCAAACGCGTCTCAAGCAACTCCCGGCGGCCGAGCGCTCGTTCGCGCTGTCGTTGCAGTATCACCTCGAACTCATCGCTCAATCGCCCGACAATCTGGAACTGCGCAGCAGCATTGGCGGTGTGTACAACAACCAGGGAATCATCCTGGAGGACGAAGGCCGCGGTGAAGATGCCGCAGTCGCGTTCCGCTCGGCGATCGAGCATCAAAAAATCGCCTGCGAACGAGCGGAAGATGTTGCTCGCTATCGCACGCTGCTGAGCAAGCATTACTACAACCTCGCCCGCATCCTGCGACAGACGGGAAAGTTTGCTGACGCTCGCCAAATCGTGCTGGCTCGCAAAGAGTTGTGGGCCGGCGATCAGCAGCGATTGTTTTCGGTCGCCGAAGAACTCGTCGTGCTCGCCGCCGCCGCCGAAGCAACACCGGCCGCCGATCAAAACCTAGCGAGGCAGAACTGCGATGACGCACTTCTGCTGATTCAAGAACTGCTGCAAACCGGCTTTCAACCGCCGGAGCATTGGTACCAGCGAAAGCCGTTTGCCGCCGTGAAGGCAGCGCAAACGTTCGCCCAACTCACATCGCGGTGA
- a CDS encoding sigma-70 family RNA polymerase sigma factor, producing the protein MVVDLSAPQNADDSVTNLLAKAREGGGDSLGNLLQLYRNYLTVLATTQISPMLRRRMAPSDLVQETMLAAQANFVQFQGGSERELLGWLRQILINSLHDALEMHLQAKKRDMRREISIEQVSAALDQSVMNFANVLAAPGPSPSAQIRQRERSVLLANQLAKLKPDYRDVIVLRNLQGLPFEEVAERMNRKPSAVRMLWLRAIDHFKQVFEPWE; encoded by the coding sequence ATGGTCGTCGATCTTTCAGCACCGCAGAACGCCGATGATTCGGTCACTAACCTTCTGGCGAAAGCCCGCGAGGGAGGGGGCGATTCGTTGGGCAATTTGCTGCAGCTGTATCGCAACTATCTGACAGTCTTGGCGACCACGCAGATCAGCCCGATGCTTCGCAGGCGAATGGCGCCCTCCGATCTGGTGCAGGAAACCATGCTCGCGGCGCAGGCGAACTTCGTGCAATTTCAGGGGGGCTCTGAACGCGAATTGCTCGGCTGGCTGCGGCAGATTTTGATCAATTCGCTGCACGATGCCCTCGAAATGCATTTGCAGGCGAAAAAGCGTGACATGCGACGAGAGATTTCGATCGAGCAAGTGAGCGCCGCGCTCGATCAGTCGGTCATGAACTTTGCCAATGTGCTCGCTGCCCCCGGTCCTTCGCCCAGTGCTCAGATTCGGCAGCGGGAACGAAGTGTGTTGCTCGCCAATCAGTTGGCCAAGCTCAAGCCCGACTATCGAGACGTGATTGTGCTTCGCAACCTGCAAGGGTTGCCGTTTGAGGAAGTAGCCGAGCGGATGAACCGCAAGCCGAGTGCGGTGCGGATGCTTTGGCTGCGGGCGATCGATCATTTCAAACAAGTCTTTGAACCTTGGGAGTAA
- a CDS encoding BBP7 family outer membrane beta-barrel protein, translating to MARCFLIIAVLVTTLGSAVCAQDAGSRQPGVWYEGRQLGYVPGHLRQATAPTPANRQMVAAPQQLEAVQPASYYEQEAFDSYPEPAINSSWDPPNCGYPACCGPPPFWVRAELLSWWIDDMNLPALVTTSPLGTAANQAGVLGQPGTRVLFGNDDVNESPHLGGRFTFGRWLDPCESVGIELSYFFVGQNNSNYSADNFDHSILARPVFSTQTMDQASMLVAYPNLLNGSIDISASSRMQGFDALTRWQMCNNPCSNWNFLAGYRYLSLNEQLLISQNSRFIAAQGNIVVGTEQRLFDSFATDSQFNGAQIGVSHSMQRCWWTIDTQVKLALGNTHSQVDIDGRTRTTVPGGGSATFNGGLLAQQTNIGRHTHDELGFVPEFTLTARRDLGCNMQFLIGYNLIYWTGAARLGNQIDTAVSQFPPEPAGGAGRPRFNSDTSGVLLQGLQLGLEARF from the coding sequence ATGGCACGTTGCTTCCTCATCATCGCTGTGCTGGTCACCACGCTGGGAAGCGCGGTCTGCGCCCAAGATGCGGGCTCCCGCCAACCCGGGGTCTGGTATGAGGGTCGACAGCTGGGATACGTTCCCGGCCACCTGCGGCAAGCCACCGCCCCGACCCCTGCCAACCGGCAGATGGTCGCGGCTCCACAACAACTCGAAGCCGTTCAGCCTGCCAGTTATTACGAGCAGGAAGCATTCGATTCGTATCCCGAGCCAGCGATCAACAGCAGTTGGGATCCGCCCAACTGCGGTTATCCCGCCTGCTGTGGGCCGCCGCCGTTCTGGGTGCGGGCCGAATTGCTCAGTTGGTGGATCGACGACATGAATCTCCCCGCGCTGGTCACCACCAGCCCGCTCGGCACTGCTGCCAACCAGGCCGGCGTCCTGGGTCAGCCCGGCACCCGCGTGCTGTTTGGCAATGACGATGTCAACGAATCGCCGCATCTCGGCGGGCGGTTTACCTTCGGTCGTTGGCTTGATCCGTGCGAAAGCGTGGGCATCGAGCTGAGCTACTTTTTCGTCGGCCAAAACAACAGCAACTACTCGGCTGATAACTTCGATCATTCGATCCTCGCTCGTCCCGTCTTCAGCACACAGACGATGGACCAGGCTTCAATGCTCGTGGCCTATCCCAACTTGCTGAATGGTTCGATCGACATCAGTGCTTCCAGCCGCATGCAGGGCTTCGATGCTCTCACTCGCTGGCAGATGTGCAACAATCCTTGCTCAAACTGGAACTTCCTGGCCGGTTATCGCTATCTGAGTTTGAATGAGCAACTGCTCATCAGCCAGAACTCGCGGTTCATCGCCGCGCAAGGCAACATTGTGGTCGGCACCGAACAACGGCTGTTCGATTCCTTCGCCACCGATAGCCAGTTCAACGGGGCTCAGATCGGCGTGAGCCACAGCATGCAACGCTGCTGGTGGACGATCGACACCCAAGTGAAGCTGGCCCTCGGCAACACGCACTCGCAGGTCGATATCGATGGCCGCACGCGGACCACCGTCCCCGGTGGCGGCTCGGCAACCTTCAACGGCGGCTTGCTCGCTCAGCAAACCAACATCGGCCGGCATACGCACGACGAACTGGGCTTCGTTCCTGAGTTCACGCTCACCGCCCGCCGCGACCTCGGTTGCAACATGCAATTCCTCATCGGCTACAACCTGATCTACTGGACCGGCGCCGCTCGCCTCGGCAATCAGATCGACACCGCCGTCTCGCAGTTTCCGCCCGAGCCTGCCGGTGGCGCTGGCCGGCCGCGGTTCAACTCCGACACCAGCGGCGTACTGCTGCAAGGCTTGCAGTTGGGGCTCGAAGCCCGCTTCTAA
- a CDS encoding cohesin domain-containing protein, whose amino-acid sequence MHERRLDFERLDSRDLYAVVGIGADAETLVENRRVVPVTIDDASGVRAAEIHLRYDPAAWHVDPAAIKSGSAWSQGGAAMTKVDPAAGEITVFVFAAEDLPANQGSLVDLEFSPHDPTVDDAATNSPTVELKSVRLNEGSIPADLCGADDSGEVADLGDEEDYINPRVRAMLAQTSPPATVALPSKDSTVMRMSHDHQRDNEQFRLTRDPNTPMGPLSLLPRRLLPVIKAPSDVATVATVEPATSQAVASPWTLIFSPEEQRVRRRAA is encoded by the coding sequence ATGCACGAGCGCCGGTTGGACTTCGAACGTCTCGATTCGCGCGACCTCTACGCGGTTGTCGGTATCGGTGCAGATGCCGAAACCTTGGTTGAGAACCGCCGCGTCGTTCCCGTGACGATCGACGATGCCTCGGGCGTTCGCGCCGCGGAAATCCACCTCCGCTACGATCCCGCCGCCTGGCACGTCGACCCCGCCGCCATCAAGTCGGGGAGCGCTTGGTCACAGGGAGGCGCAGCAATGACCAAGGTCGATCCCGCCGCCGGCGAGATCACGGTCTTTGTCTTCGCGGCCGAAGACCTGCCAGCCAATCAAGGGAGCCTGGTCGATCTGGAGTTCTCGCCGCACGACCCCACGGTTGACGACGCGGCCACCAACAGCCCCACCGTGGAGTTGAAATCGGTCCGCCTCAACGAAGGCTCGATCCCGGCCGATCTGTGCGGGGCAGACGATTCTGGCGAAGTAGCTGATCTCGGTGACGAAGAAGACTACATCAATCCGCGCGTCCGCGCCATGCTAGCCCAAACATCGCCACCAGCAACCGTCGCCCTGCCGAGCAAAGATTCGACCGTCATGCGCATGTCGCACGACCACCAGCGCGATAACGAACAATTCCGCCTGACGCGTGACCCCAACACGCCAATGGGCCCGCTGTCGCTATTGCCTCGCAGATTGCTGCCGGTAATCAAAGCCCCCAGCGACGTTGCCACCGTCGCGACCGTCGAACCAGCAACCTCACAAGCGGTTGCCTCTCCCTGGACGCTGATCTTCAGCCCCGAGGAACAACGCGTACGCCGGCGCGCAGCATAG
- a CDS encoding cohesin domain-containing protein codes for MRLLRRLSFESFETRCLLAVVDIPDDLQGVPQQQVASPVNIDNAAGIRAAEIRLKYDPTVLDISDSQIVKGSVWGSDANVQVVANIDAVNGVIAVFISGADGLPSGSGSLVNFNFTVKAGATVGSTTTLDLTTVRLNEGAIVVNPAPQAGADATDGVITIGGSSGGSGNISGRVYADVNLNNLADTTEGIPGVTITLINTATNEQTQVVTSATGEFQFTNLAAGSYRIQQKQPAAFINGGVNELSVTITAAQSLTDQNFRELGLKPEYVYNRLFTSLVMPVGSTAWTDTVTTIVAEAEAGIVRALRVTPPASSAASSTSDTSTSLTTTTTTNDVDANADSSSSAGESVETVMANNAPLSAGEATADSADAALLATVDSLNDSAANDAAFVDADATVPPADQDDVLLALLAADGSDEEGSGDGEVAV; via the coding sequence ATGCGCCTGCTCCGACGTTTATCGTTTGAATCGTTTGAAACACGCTGCTTGCTCGCCGTCGTCGACATTCCGGACGACCTGCAAGGCGTGCCGCAACAGCAGGTTGCTAGCCCCGTCAACATCGACAATGCCGCCGGCATTCGCGCTGCCGAGATCCGGCTGAAATACGATCCCACGGTGCTCGACATCAGCGATTCGCAGATTGTCAAAGGTTCGGTGTGGGGGAGCGACGCCAACGTACAGGTGGTCGCCAACATTGACGCGGTGAATGGCGTGATTGCGGTCTTTATCTCCGGCGCCGATGGCTTGCCGAGCGGCAGCGGCAGCCTGGTGAACTTCAACTTCACTGTGAAGGCCGGCGCCACGGTGGGCAGCACGACCACGCTCGACTTGACCACCGTCCGACTCAACGAAGGGGCCATCGTCGTCAATCCTGCACCGCAGGCCGGCGCCGATGCGACCGATGGCGTGATCACGATTGGCGGTTCGTCGGGTGGCAGCGGCAATATCTCTGGCCGAGTCTATGCCGACGTCAATCTGAACAATCTGGCCGACACGACCGAAGGTATTCCGGGCGTCACGATCACGCTCATCAATACCGCGACCAACGAACAAACGCAGGTCGTCACATCCGCGACCGGTGAATTTCAATTCACCAATCTCGCGGCGGGATCATACCGCATTCAGCAGAAACAGCCCGCTGCGTTCATCAACGGCGGCGTGAATGAACTCTCGGTGACGATCACGGCAGCCCAGTCCCTTACCGACCAGAACTTCCGCGAGCTCGGCTTGAAGCCCGAGTATGTTTACAACCGCCTCTTCACGTCGCTCGTCATGCCCGTGGGTTCCACGGCGTGGACCGATACGGTCACCACCATCGTGGCCGAAGCCGAAGCTGGCATCGTCCGCGCTCTCCGCGTCACGCCACCGGCAAGTTCCGCGGCCAGCAGCACGAGCGATACCTCGACGAGCTTGACGACGACCACCACTACAAACGATGTCGATGCTAATGCCGATTCGTCATCGTCGGCCGGGGAATCTGTCGAAACGGTGATGGCCAACAACGCGCCGCTGTCAGCTGGCGAGGCCACCGCTGATTCCGCCGATGCCGCGTTGCTCGCAACCGTCGACAGCTTGAACGATTCGGCTGCGAACGACGCAGCATTCGTCGACGCCGATGCGACGGTGCCTCCTGCAGATCAGGATGATGTGCTGCTCGCTCTGCTGGCAGCCGATGGCTCCGACGAAGAGGGGAGTGGTGACGGCGAAGTGGCGGTTTGA